From one Dyella sp. 2HG41-7 genomic stretch:
- a CDS encoding aminotransferase class I/II-fold pyridoxal phosphate-dependent enzyme — MPQLAQRVGRAKPSAIMVIAEKAKQLKAAGRDIISFSIGVPNFLPGEHVYAAARESLSHDSGQYGSNRGSEALLDAFLKHIEALGFTGYTRMNLSVGIGAKQVLYNLAEALLNDGDEICFAAPYWTTYHDIADIVGAKINVLHCGPAQNYKLTPQQLETALARKPKVFLFNNPSNPTGMVYTREEIAALGDVLAKYPDTWIVTDDIYNSMVFDGIGYHNFVFARPELRDRLIFVDSISKTYGMPGWRVGLIAAPESVAKAVTTLNSNHITSVPEVVAAAAIAAFSGPQDVPQAKCKEFAQKRDIVVAALTKIPGVVCPRPQGAFYAFPDISVAFGKSHNGTKIENDVDFCAALLNAKGVACVPGSAFGEPRAMRISYTCPTAQLEPGLARITEFFAELS; from the coding sequence ATGCCCCAGCTTGCCCAGCGTGTCGGCCGCGCCAAACCCAGCGCGATCATGGTCATTGCCGAGAAGGCCAAGCAGCTCAAGGCTGCCGGCCGCGACATCATCAGTTTCTCGATCGGCGTACCGAATTTTCTGCCTGGCGAGCATGTTTACGCCGCGGCCCGCGAATCGCTCTCGCACGACAGCGGCCAGTACGGCAGCAATCGCGGTTCCGAGGCGCTGCTGGATGCGTTTCTCAAACATATCGAGGCGCTTGGATTTACCGGGTACACCCGGATGAATCTTTCCGTCGGTATTGGCGCAAAGCAGGTGCTGTACAACTTGGCCGAAGCGCTGCTCAACGACGGCGATGAGATTTGTTTCGCCGCGCCGTATTGGACCACTTACCACGATATCGCCGATATCGTCGGCGCCAAGATCAACGTTCTGCATTGCGGCCCCGCGCAGAACTACAAGCTCACGCCGCAGCAGCTGGAAACGGCGCTCGCGCGCAAGCCGAAAGTGTTCCTTTTCAACAATCCGTCCAATCCCACCGGCATGGTCTATACGCGCGAAGAAATCGCCGCGTTGGGCGATGTGCTGGCGAAGTATCCCGATACGTGGATCGTGACCGACGACATCTACAACTCGATGGTGTTCGACGGTATCGGTTATCACAACTTCGTGTTTGCGCGGCCGGAATTGCGCGATCGGTTGATCTTCGTCGATTCGATTTCGAAAACGTACGGCATGCCGGGCTGGCGCGTGGGTTTGATCGCAGCGCCGGAATCGGTCGCCAAAGCCGTTACCACGCTCAACTCCAATCACATTACCAGCGTGCCCGAAGTGGTCGCGGCAGCGGCCATCGCTGCGTTCAGCGGTCCGCAAGATGTGCCGCAGGCCAAGTGCAAGGAGTTTGCGCAGAAGCGCGATATCGTGGTCGCTGCGCTGACCAAAATCCCCGGCGTGGTGTGCCCGCGTCCGCAGGGGGCGTTCTATGCGTTCCCCGATATCTCGGTGGCGTTCGGCAAAAGTCACAACGGCACGAAAATCGAAAACGACGTCGATTTTTGCGCCGCTTTGTTGAATGCGAAAGGCGTCGCCTGCGTGCCTGGTTCGGCATTCGGCGAACCGCGCGCCATGCGCATTTCCTATACCTGTCCCACGGCTCAGCTGGAACCCGGTCTTGCCCGCATTACCGAATTCTTTGCTGAACTAAGCTGA
- a CDS encoding GlsB/YeaQ/YmgE family stress response membrane protein: MFHILWSIIVGFIVGLIARWIVPGADHYGFIMTTVVGIVGSIIGGFIGTLFKKPDPGQKFHTAGFLMSIVGAIILLYLLRFVVH, translated from the coding sequence ATGTTCCATATCCTCTGGTCCATCATCGTGGGTTTTATCGTCGGCCTTATCGCACGCTGGATCGTGCCGGGCGCCGATCATTACGGCTTCATCATGACCACCGTGGTGGGTATCGTCGGTTCCATCATCGGCGGTTTTATCGGAACGCTGTTCAAGAAGCCCGACCCTGGCCAGAAATTCCATACGGCGGGTTTCCTGATGTCAATCGTCGGCGCGATCATCCTGTTGTACTTGCTGCGTTTTGTCGTTCATTGA
- a CDS encoding YidB family protein, producing MSLLGNLTSMLSGGQGDAGGASSLVSVAGQLIQQAGGVQGLASTLQQHGLGDAVQSWIGNGANQAISGDQLNQVLQKSGLDSVVNNAAGKLGVDPGQLVGQLAQVLPHAVDHLTPDGQAPSGGGGGFDLSMLGGLAEKLLAARSA from the coding sequence ATGTCCTTACTCGGCAATTTGACCAGTATGTTGAGCGGCGGTCAGGGCGACGCGGGCGGCGCATCGTCGCTGGTGTCCGTGGCCGGGCAATTGATTCAGCAGGCGGGCGGCGTACAGGGATTGGCGAGCACCTTGCAGCAGCATGGCCTGGGCGATGCAGTTCAGTCCTGGATTGGCAATGGCGCCAACCAGGCGATTTCGGGCGACCAGCTCAATCAGGTGCTGCAGAAGTCGGGCCTGGATTCGGTGGTGAACAATGCCGCCGGCAAGCTGGGCGTGGACCCGGGTCAGCTGGTGGGCCAGCTCGCGCAGGTGCTGCCGCATGCGGTCGATCACCTCACGCCGGACGGCCAAGCGCCTTCGGGCGGTGGTGGCGGGTTCGACCTGTCCATGTTGGGCGGGCTGGCTGAAAAGCTGCTTGCCGCGCGAAGCGCCTAA
- a CDS encoding peptidylprolyl isomerase, with translation MAIQVTITTNRGPIHLRLHEDKTPVTVASFVNLARRGYYDGLSFHRVIADFMIQGGCPEGSGRGGPGYRFEDEFHASLRHDKPGILSMANAGPRTNGSQFFITHGATPWLDGKHSVFGEIVGADDQAVVNAIKQGDTIEKVTLEGDVDALLAAQADRVKEWNTVLDQRG, from the coding sequence ATGGCCATTCAAGTTACGATCACTACCAATCGCGGCCCGATCCATCTGCGTTTGCACGAAGACAAAACACCGGTGACGGTGGCGAGTTTTGTCAATCTGGCGCGTCGCGGTTATTACGATGGTTTGTCGTTTCATCGCGTGATCGCCGACTTCATGATCCAGGGCGGCTGCCCCGAGGGCAGTGGTCGCGGCGGTCCAGGTTATCGTTTCGAAGACGAATTCCATGCGTCGCTGCGCCATGACAAGCCCGGCATTCTGTCGATGGCCAATGCCGGTCCGCGCACCAACGGCAGTCAGTTCTTCATCACGCACGGCGCGACGCCGTGGCTGGACGGCAAGCACAGCGTGTTCGGCGAAATTGTCGGCGCCGACGACCAGGCGGTGGTCAATGCGATCAAGCAAGGCGACACCATCGAGAAGGTGACCCTGGAAGGCGACGTGGACGCATTGCTCGCCGCGCAGGCCGATCGCGTCAAGGAATGGAACACGGTGCTCGACCAACGCGGCTGA
- a CDS encoding D-(-)-3-hydroxybutyrate oligomer hydrolase: MQALEFMQSEVLVTTHRDGDDLLSAGLGLDGLKGMPVAFADAAHPDAQTLRRRAIQMSWKGIADLGPLGGYGTVYGAAPDVPGREYQAFATIPSARAPHRVLVQVPDDFDHAHRCLVVTASSGSRGIYGAIALAGAWGLPRGCAVTYTDKGTGSGYFDFSDDSGAALNGERAKRGTAMLEFEPRETKGEGIAFKHAHSGDNPEADWGRHVLQAVQFGLAMLDRAFPGEAPFTPRNTKIIATGLSNGGGAVLQAAGFDDGGMLAGVVALEPNVHTPQHGRAAFDYMTEAAMWLPCALMDQRYASTPFARDANGAQHAAWTARCARLHAQGWLKSSTVEEKAVEAHTHLRSTGWTDRVMATAASSTALDLWRVIDVAYASAYLRRDANDMPCGFRYAAMVNGRPGVADEATRASWWADAAGIPPGNGIGLFGGVDESADPTWRGIAGLRQLWTGDDADARALHASVRTLAAQLPSKELPLWVVHGADDGLLPTVFTSEPYVAWLRAEGRQPLYWKVPYAQHFDAFLALPGFGNNHLPLLPYGYAALDRLWAHLFEGQPWPADVPTPQGTARGAGLLQASMLGAIGSVLVHL, translated from the coding sequence ATGCAAGCACTCGAATTCATGCAGAGCGAGGTGTTAGTCACCACGCATCGCGATGGCGACGATCTGCTTAGTGCAGGACTCGGGCTCGATGGTTTGAAGGGCATGCCGGTCGCATTTGCGGACGCCGCGCACCCGGACGCACAGACATTGCGTCGGCGGGCGATTCAGATGAGTTGGAAAGGGATTGCCGATCTCGGTCCGCTCGGTGGATACGGCACGGTCTACGGCGCAGCGCCGGATGTGCCGGGCAGGGAGTATCAGGCGTTTGCAACGATTCCCAGCGCGCGTGCGCCGCATCGCGTGTTGGTGCAGGTGCCGGATGATTTCGACCATGCGCATCGTTGTCTGGTAGTGACGGCATCGTCGGGTTCGCGCGGTATTTACGGCGCGATTGCGCTTGCCGGTGCATGGGGTTTGCCGCGTGGTTGCGCGGTGACGTATACGGATAAGGGAACGGGTTCCGGCTATTTCGATTTTTCCGACGACAGCGGCGCTGCGTTGAATGGCGAACGCGCCAAGCGCGGGACGGCGATGTTGGAATTCGAACCGCGCGAAACGAAAGGCGAAGGCATCGCGTTCAAGCATGCGCATTCGGGCGACAACCCGGAGGCCGATTGGGGACGCCATGTATTGCAGGCGGTGCAGTTCGGTTTGGCGATGTTGGATCGTGCGTTTCCGGGCGAAGCGCCGTTTACGCCACGAAACACGAAGATCATCGCGACAGGTCTTTCCAATGGCGGTGGTGCGGTGTTGCAGGCGGCGGGATTCGACGATGGCGGCATGCTGGCCGGTGTCGTCGCGCTCGAACCGAACGTACATACGCCGCAACACGGACGCGCTGCATTCGATTACATGACGGAGGCGGCCATGTGGCTGCCGTGCGCGTTGATGGATCAACGCTACGCATCGACGCCGTTCGCACGCGATGCGAACGGTGCGCAGCATGCGGCGTGGACGGCGCGTTGCGCCAGGCTGCACGCGCAAGGTTGGTTGAAATCGTCGACGGTCGAAGAAAAAGCGGTGGAGGCGCACACGCATTTGCGCAGCACCGGTTGGACGGATCGCGTGATGGCAACGGCGGCGTCTTCCACCGCGTTGGATTTGTGGCGCGTGATCGATGTGGCGTATGCATCGGCCTATTTGCGTCGCGATGCGAACGACATGCCTTGCGGTTTTCGCTACGCCGCGATGGTCAACGGCCGACCCGGCGTCGCGGACGAGGCGACACGCGCGAGTTGGTGGGCCGATGCGGCGGGGATTCCTCCGGGAAACGGCATCGGTTTGTTCGGTGGCGTCGACGAAAGCGCCGATCCGACATGGAGAGGCATTGCAGGCCTTCGCCAGTTGTGGACGGGCGACGACGCGGATGCGCGTGCGCTGCATGCTTCGGTTCGAACGCTCGCTGCGCAGCTGCCGAGCAAAGAGCTGCCTCTGTGGGTGGTGCACGGTGCCGACGACGGCCTGCTTCCTACTGTCTTCACGTCAGAGCCTTACGTTGCCTGGCTGCGCGCCGAAGGTCGGCAGCCGCTGTATTGGAAAGTGCCGTATGCCCAGCATTTCGACGCGTTCCTTGCGTTGCCGGGTTTTGGCAATAACCATCTGCCGCTGTTGCCCTACGGTTACGCAGCGCTGGATCGCCTCTGGGCCCATCTTTTCGAAGGGCAGCCCTGGCCTGCGGATGTGCCGACGCCTCAAGGAACGGCGCGTGGCGCCGGGCTGCTGCAGGCGAGCATGCTGGGGGCTATAGGGTCTGTTTTGGTTCACCTGTAA